The Chitinophagaceae bacterium genome includes a window with the following:
- a CDS encoding T9SS C-terminal target domain-containing protein: PDSGFILIGYTPVILNNGNESYQGYIVRTDKNGDVLWTNGFSGGIKSETFRTMVVKDDNIYIVGSTGSYGEGGTSILFISFSLGSGALNWFTVYGSDTSDDVSKLITTDDGGFLFTGGSQSSMYIVKTDSLGCVEPGCHVVSNVRDDVEDEVLEVQIAVYPNPASHLLNIVLSGNMQANSYFITMTDILGRQVVSKNVASYLTSIDVTALTSGMYVVNVFKDNVHVAGKKVIVR; this comes from the coding sequence TGCCTGATTCCGGTTTTATTTTAATAGGATATACACCTGTAATCTTAAATAATGGCAATGAATCCTATCAGGGATATATTGTCAGAACAGATAAAAATGGAGATGTTTTGTGGACTAATGGGTTTAGTGGAGGTATTAAAAGTGAAACCTTTCGTACTATGGTAGTAAAAGATGATAATATTTATATTGTCGGCTCTACTGGTTCTTATGGAGAAGGAGGTACTAGTATATTATTTATTAGTTTTTCACTTGGATCAGGAGCACTCAATTGGTTTACGGTTTATGGTTCTGACACATCTGATGATGTAAGTAAACTCATTACTACTGACGATGGTGGATTTTTGTTTACCGGTGGTTCACAAAGCAGTATGTATATTGTCAAAACTGATTCTCTGGGTTGTGTAGAACCGGGTTGCCATGTAGTGTCAAATGTCCGGGATGACGTTGAAGATGAAGTGCTTGAAGTGCAAATTGCCGTTTATCCTAATCCGGCTTCGCACTTGCTCAACATTGTGCTTTCCGGAAATATGCAGGCAAATAGCTACTTTATAACCATGACAGATATCTTAGGCAGACAAGTTGTTTCAAAAAATGTAGCGTCTTATCTTACTAGTATAGATGTTACAGCTTTGACTTCAGGCATGTATGTAGTAAATGTATTCAAAGATAACGTACACGTTGCCGGTAAGAAGGTGATAGTTAGATAG